The genomic segment AAGCAGATTTTGTGGAAGTAACGTATGAGCTTTATGGATACGGTGGCGTAGGGATCATCGCTGAAGGCATGACTGACAACAGAAACCGCTTTGCTTCTGAAATGCGCATTGCTACGAATAAAAGGGGCGGTTCTATTGCGACTCCAGGCTCTGTCGCATTCAATTTCGATCGCAAAGGGGTCATCCAAGTCAAAAAACATGAGGTCAATGAAGATGATCTTTTCATGGCAGCTACAGAAGCTGGTGCAGATGATTTTGAAGCGGAAGAAGAAGTTTTTGTTGTAACTACAGACCCCTCTTTGTTGTATAGTGTGAAAGATGCTTTAAATACCAAAGGGTACGTCACTCCGGAATGCGAACTTGAGATGTGGCCTAAAGCTGAAGTGGAATGCGACGAAGAAACTATGCAATCCAACCTTGCCCTCATTGAGTGGTTGGAAGGTATCGAAGATGTGGACGTCGTTTATCACAATATGAAAGCACCGGATTAGTTTATCATTGCTGCCTACGAAAGAACAAATATTAGCTTTTGTTTCAAATTTTTCAAAAGATGAAGGAGCTGCTCTATTACTTTCAGGGGGGGATTTTTCCACCTCAGAGCGCTCCTTCATCGGTCTTTTTCCAAGGAAAATCGTTTCCATTCCCGCTGAACCTGTCAAAGATCCCTGGGAAATCCTTTCTGAAAAAGTTCAAAATGGATTTTGGTTTGGCTATTTAAGTTATGAGATGGGCCATTGGTCTGTTCCTAAAATGCTATGCAGGTATAAGAGCCAGGGCGAGGATTTAGCCGCCTTTATCTTTTGCGCAGT from the Parachlamydiales bacterium genome contains:
- a CDS encoding YebC/PmpR family DNA-binding transcriptional regulator, producing MAGHSKWANIKHRKERSDAKKGKIYSRIAKEIISAVKVGGGPDPKGNPRLRAAIIKAREANVPNDIIDRNIKKAASTDQADFVEVTYELYGYGGVGIIAEGMTDNRNRFASEMRIATNKRGGSIATPGSVAFNFDRKGVIQVKKHEVNEDDLFMAATEAGADDFEAEEEVFVVTTDPSLLYSVKDALNTKGYVTPECELEMWPKAEVECDEETMQSNLALIEWLEGIEDVDVVYHNMKAPD